A window from Novosphingobium sp. CECT 9465 encodes these proteins:
- a CDS encoding recombinase family protein, translated as MARIGYARVSTTDQDLDIQIGRLKNAGCEIIRSETGSGASRSGRTELETIMQFMHTGDELVVLRLDRLGRSTRDVLNLVHELDEKGASLRILEPEVTTAGDMGRMVITILGMVADMELKFIKDRQRAGIEAARAEGVYKGRKKNVDDDEIRRRLAAGASKARVARDLKVSRMTVYRALDIIPSQTKLPEKPPTASIALHLIIENFNKRGRGRKPARERIEAMLERDYAMVKNGNCDYKLTVAYDPDPDGISLDEEIQSLLSEMFNIAESYNCSMEADIYEVGGQQRSW; from the coding sequence TTGGCTCGTATCGGATATGCCCGCGTCAGCACCACGGACCAGGATCTGGATATCCAGATTGGCCGCCTCAAGAATGCAGGTTGCGAAATTATCCGTTCCGAGACCGGATCGGGGGCCTCGCGGAGCGGGCGCACGGAACTGGAAACGATCATGCAGTTTATGCACACCGGCGACGAGCTGGTCGTGCTGCGGCTCGACCGGCTCGGCCGCTCCACGCGCGATGTCCTGAACCTGGTGCATGAGCTTGATGAAAAGGGAGCTTCGCTGCGCATCCTTGAGCCAGAGGTGACGACGGCGGGCGACATGGGGCGAATGGTCATCACCATACTCGGCATGGTCGCCGATATGGAGCTGAAGTTCATCAAGGATCGTCAGCGCGCCGGGATCGAAGCGGCGCGCGCCGAAGGCGTTTACAAAGGCCGGAAGAAGAACGTCGATGACGATGAAATCCGCCGTCGCCTTGCCGCCGGCGCCAGCAAGGCCCGCGTTGCCCGCGACCTGAAGGTCTCACGAATGACCGTCTATCGGGCGCTCGACATTATTCCGTCACAGACCAAACTGCCGGAAAAGCCGCCCACTGCCAGCATCGCCCTGCATCTGATTATCGAGAACTTCAACAAGCGTGGAAGAGGTAGAAAACCCGCTCGGGAGCGGATTGAGGCGATGCTGGAACGCGACTACGCCATGGTAAAAAACGGCAATTGTGATTACAAACTGACCGTCGCCTATGACCCCGATCCGGATGGCATTTCCCTTGATGAGGAAATCCAAAGCCTCCTCTCCGAGATGTTCAACATCGCAGAGAGCTACAATTGCTCCATGGAAGCCGATATCTACGAGGTCGGTGGTCAGCAACGGTCCTGGTAG
- a CDS encoding ribbon-helix-helix domain-containing protein has translation MSRKGSLLALRDRDAAPTPATAEPEGRAAAPSARSTGVGTGSSSSSSPVAPSRQGKKAMTGYFSPEMSFAMHMTARKHGMSLQDAMAEAFNDWLRKMGESPVGK, from the coding sequence ATGAGCCGGAAGGGATCATTGCTTGCATTGCGGGATCGGGACGCAGCGCCGACGCCGGCGACGGCCGAGCCGGAGGGAAGGGCGGCCGCGCCGAGCGCCCGCAGCACTGGCGTAGGCACCGGCAGCAGTTCGAGCAGCAGCCCGGTTGCGCCGAGCCGTCAGGGCAAGAAGGCGATGACGGGCTATTTCAGCCCGGAAATGTCGTTCGCCATGCACATGACCGCCCGCAAGCACGGCATGAGCTTGCAGGACGCGATGGCCGAGGCGTTCAACGACTGGCTCCGAAAGATGGGGGAAAGTCCTGTAGGCAAGTGA
- the parA gene encoding ParA family partition ATPase, producing MPTIAIISQKGGAGKTTLALHLAAAAEDSGHTALVIDLDPQATASQWAAWRQDAPPVVIDSAPPRLAAKIEQATAQGAEFIVIDTPPHADSAASAAVEAADLVLIPCRPSAFDLAAIKTTASLVKMRGKPAFVIFTAGSPTAPRMYDEAAQLVQGYGLDACPLRVADRAAFRHAATEGKTVMEIEPNGKAADEVRQLYKWACEHVNMPADRKRRASA from the coding sequence ATGCCAACAATCGCGATCATCAGCCAGAAGGGGGGCGCGGGCAAGACCACCCTCGCCTTGCACCTGGCCGCAGCCGCCGAGGATTCCGGGCATACCGCGCTGGTGATCGACCTCGACCCGCAGGCGACGGCGAGCCAATGGGCGGCATGGCGGCAGGACGCGCCCCCGGTCGTGATCGACAGCGCCCCCCCTCGCCTTGCCGCCAAGATCGAGCAAGCGACGGCGCAGGGCGCGGAGTTCATCGTGATCGACACCCCGCCCCATGCCGACAGCGCCGCCAGCGCCGCCGTCGAGGCGGCCGACCTGGTGTTGATACCTTGTCGGCCGAGCGCGTTCGACCTGGCCGCGATCAAGACCACGGCCAGCCTTGTGAAGATGCGCGGCAAGCCCGCTTTCGTGATCTTCACGGCGGGAAGCCCGACCGCGCCACGCATGTATGACGAGGCGGCGCAGCTCGTGCAGGGTTACGGGCTGGACGCCTGCCCGCTGCGTGTCGCGGATCGCGCCGCGTTCCGCCATGCGGCGACCGAGGGAAAAACCGTGATGGAGATCGAACCGAATGGCAAGGCGGCCGATGAGGTGCGTCAGCTTTACAAGTGGGCATGTGAACATGTAAACATGCCAGCAGATAGGAAGCGGAGGGCCAGCGCATGA
- a CDS encoding type II toxin-antitoxin system RelB/DinJ family antitoxin produces MAVSDTYVRARIDNTTKERATAALGAMGLSISDAIRLLMLRIADERRLPFEVKVPNAATREAMAELAAGKGTKFASVDALMADLHADD; encoded by the coding sequence ATGGCTGTTTCCGACACCTATGTCCGCGCCAGGATCGACAATACGACGAAGGAACGCGCCACCGCCGCGCTGGGCGCGATGGGCCTTTCGATCTCCGACGCTATCCGGCTGCTGATGCTGCGTATCGCCGACGAACGGCGCTTGCCTTTCGAGGTCAAGGTTCCGAACGCCGCGACACGCGAGGCAATGGCAGAGCTGGCGGCGGGGAAGGGGACCAAGTTTGCCAGCGTCGATGCGCTGATGGCGGACCTCCATGCGGACGATTGA
- a CDS encoding type II toxin-antitoxin system YafQ family toxin, with translation MRTIDRSTRFKRDYKRESKGRHRATLDADLLPVLAALATDTPLDPKYRDHDLSGDWAGYRDCHVKPDLVLIYAKPDDETLRLARLGSHSEVFG, from the coding sequence ATGCGGACGATTGATCGTTCGACCCGGTTCAAGCGCGACTACAAGCGGGAATCAAAGGGCCGACATCGAGCGACCCTCGATGCCGATCTTCTGCCCGTCCTGGCCGCGCTCGCGACCGACACGCCGCTTGATCCCAAATACCGCGACCATGATCTGAGCGGCGATTGGGCGGGCTACCGCGATTGCCACGTCAAGCCCGATCTGGTGCTGATCTACGCCAAGCCCGACGACGAAACGCTGCGCCTCGCGCGCCTTGGCTCGCATAGCGAGGTATTCGGATAG
- a CDS encoding histidine phosphatase family protein — protein sequence MRAIFIRHGESTGNAGVPCRDLATIELTEHGHEQARQVAASWTQAPALIVTSPYTRTRQTAAPTIARFPGVPVEVWPIEEFTYLQPARWNGTRSAERMPHLERYWSEADPDYCDGEGAESFANLLRRCEAALARLAAMPAASLVYVFGHGQFIQAARAIVADAHLDDRGKMLGFWHKGEPPAISNAQQVGFHWQGGRWGCAPAIAA from the coding sequence ATGCGGGCGATCTTCATCCGCCACGGCGAATCTACAGGCAACGCCGGCGTGCCGTGTCGCGATCTCGCGACGATCGAGCTGACGGAGCACGGCCACGAACAAGCGCGCCAGGTCGCGGCGAGCTGGACGCAAGCGCCCGCGCTCATCGTCACGTCGCCCTATACCCGCACCCGGCAGACGGCCGCGCCGACGATCGCGCGCTTCCCCGGCGTCCCGGTCGAAGTCTGGCCGATAGAAGAGTTCACCTATCTGCAACCGGCGCGCTGGAACGGCACGCGCAGCGCCGAGCGGATGCCGCACCTCGAACGCTATTGGAGCGAGGCCGATCCTGATTATTGCGACGGGGAGGGGGCGGAGAGCTTCGCCAATCTGCTCCGGCGCTGCGAGGCGGCGCTTGCCCGCCTCGCCGCCATGCCGGCCGCTTCGCTGGTCTATGTGTTCGGGCATGGGCAATTCATCCAGGCCGCGCGCGCGATCGTCGCCGACGCTCATCTGGACGATCGGGGCAAGATGCTCGGTTTCTGGCACAAGGGCGAGCCGCCCGCGATCAGCAACGCGCAGCAGGTAGGGTTCCATTGGCAGGGCGGGCGCTGGGGATGTGCGCCAGCGATCGCCGCCTAG
- a CDS encoding tyrosine-type recombinase/integrase has protein sequence MNQLAPLPSPALALPALIAAADDATRLRFLEFFAVTIRNPHTRRAYMRAAGDFLAWCEARGVASLEAVQPLHVAAWVEALGRELAAPSVKQQLAGVRHLFDWLVTGHIVPVNPAGSVRGPAHSQRRGKTPVLAPDEARRLLDSIDVTTHAGLRDRALIGLMVYSFARIGAALAMRVEDVFMQNRRLWVRLHEKGGKRHEMPCHHNLEDYLTAYIDGCALREDRKGSLFRTIARGTKRLSDTPLPQANAFAMVRRRAGAAEIGTAIGNHSFRATGITTYLKNGGTLETAATMANHSSTRTTQLYDRRPDDVTLDEVERVLI, from the coding sequence ATGAACCAGCTCGCCCCCCTGCCCTCGCCGGCGCTGGCGTTGCCGGCCTTGATCGCGGCGGCCGACGACGCCACGCGGCTGCGCTTCCTTGAGTTCTTCGCCGTCACCATTCGCAACCCGCATACGCGCCGCGCCTATATGCGCGCGGCCGGCGACTTCCTGGCCTGGTGTGAGGCGCGCGGCGTCGCCTCGCTTGAGGCCGTGCAACCGCTCCACGTCGCGGCCTGGGTCGAGGCGCTGGGGCGCGAGCTGGCCGCGCCCAGCGTCAAGCAGCAGCTCGCCGGCGTGCGCCACCTGTTCGACTGGCTGGTGACGGGCCATATCGTGCCGGTGAACCCTGCCGGATCGGTGCGCGGGCCGGCGCATAGCCAGCGGCGCGGCAAGACGCCGGTGCTGGCCCCGGACGAGGCGCGGCGGTTGCTCGACAGCATCGACGTGACCACCCATGCGGGCCTGCGCGACCGCGCCCTGATCGGGTTGATGGTCTATAGTTTCGCGCGGATCGGCGCGGCGCTAGCGATGCGGGTCGAGGACGTGTTCATGCAGAACAGGCGGCTATGGGTCCGACTGCACGAGAAAGGCGGCAAGCGCCATGAAATGCCCTGCCATCACAATCTAGAGGATTATCTGACCGCCTATATCGACGGGTGCGCGCTGCGTGAGGATCGCAAGGGATCGCTGTTCCGCACGATCGCACGCGGGACTAAGCGACTAAGCGATACCCCCCTGCCCCAAGCCAATGCCTTCGCGATGGTGCGCCGGCGCGCAGGCGCGGCCGAGATCGGGACGGCGATCGGCAACCATTCGTTCCGCGCGACCGGAATCACCACCTATCTGAAAAACGGCGGCACGTTGGAGACGGCCGCGACGATGGCGAACCACAGCTCTACCCGCACGACCCAGCTCTATGACCGCCGGCCCGATGACGTGACGCTGGACGAGGTGGAGCGGGTGTTGATCTAG
- a CDS encoding TonB-dependent siderophore receptor: MAVPAAAQDQPAPPATDARQTIIVTGVRDGYQVDATSTATRTPTSLKDVPQAASIITEAQIDDQAMRSIADVLRYVPGAVISQGEGHRDQIILRGNNSTADFFVDGLRDDVQYYRGLYNAERIEVLKGPNAMIFGRGGGGGIVNRVTKRPGANAFISSSGSADTYGAWYIDTDINQPISQSASARLNAVYEEFNSNRDFYDGRRLAINPTFAVSLGGTTRIDLGFEYNNDKRTIDRGVPSAAQGSLTSPSRPLTGFRDTFFGVPGFNVSDFEAKVLSGRIEHRFSDNLTVTSRVLYGDYDKLYRNTFAVTPATPRGAVQSVGLEAYSDPTTRKNLLNQNDLVWTVTTGPVRHVLLAGFEYGDQRTRNQRINGFFGSGDIVNGGRRVFVALADRITVPPVTLRTTANTGYRSIRTNADATAFYVQDQISIGEHVDVIGGVRRDRFKLSIDDLVAGRSYSRTDTLWSPRLGVVLKPVQPVSIYASYSRSFLPQSGDQFSSLDITTAALEPEKFDNYEVGLKWDVSPTLNLTAAVYRLDRTNTRATDPNDATRTVLTGAQRSKGLEIGLNGAITPQWQISAGYTLQDAKIRKTTSAAPAGREVPLVPKQQASLWTRYDFTPRLGAGVGVYHQTKSFTSVSNAAVLPAFTRVDAAAFFKLTPHIEAQINVENLLDSNYFSSAYNDNNIMPGAPTTARATVRMSF, from the coding sequence ATGGCCGTGCCCGCAGCGGCCCAGGACCAGCCAGCTCCCCCGGCTACGGACGCACGCCAAACAATCATCGTCACCGGCGTCCGGGACGGCTACCAGGTCGATGCGACCAGCACCGCCACCCGCACTCCGACCAGTCTCAAGGACGTTCCACAGGCGGCATCGATCATCACCGAGGCGCAGATTGACGATCAAGCTATGCGCTCGATCGCCGACGTGCTTCGCTATGTCCCCGGCGCGGTGATATCTCAGGGTGAGGGTCACCGCGATCAGATCATTCTGCGCGGCAACAACAGCACCGCAGACTTCTTTGTCGATGGCCTGCGTGACGACGTGCAATATTACCGCGGCCTCTACAACGCAGAGCGGATCGAGGTCCTGAAAGGTCCCAACGCAATGATCTTCGGCCGCGGTGGTGGGGGTGGGATCGTCAACCGCGTCACCAAGCGCCCCGGTGCCAACGCCTTCATCAGTAGCAGCGGTTCGGCGGATACATATGGCGCATGGTATATCGACACCGACATCAACCAACCGATCAGCCAGTCCGCCTCGGCTCGACTGAACGCCGTCTATGAGGAGTTCAACAGCAACCGGGACTTCTACGACGGACGCCGGCTCGCGATCAATCCGACCTTTGCCGTATCGCTAGGCGGCACCACACGGATCGACCTGGGCTTCGAATACAACAATGACAAGCGCACGATCGATCGAGGCGTTCCCTCGGCTGCCCAAGGCTCTCTGACCAGCCCGTCACGCCCCCTTACCGGTTTTCGCGATACCTTTTTTGGTGTGCCGGGATTCAACGTCAGCGATTTCGAGGCTAAGGTCCTAAGCGGGCGCATCGAGCATCGGTTTAGCGACAACCTGACCGTAACCAGTCGCGTCCTCTACGGAGATTATGACAAGCTCTATCGAAACACTTTCGCGGTAACCCCGGCCACCCCGCGCGGCGCCGTCCAGAGCGTCGGCCTCGAGGCATATAGCGATCCCACGACGCGCAAGAACCTGCTCAACCAGAACGATCTCGTCTGGACCGTCACCACCGGCCCCGTCCGCCACGTGCTGCTCGCCGGCTTCGAATATGGCGATCAGCGCACGCGCAACCAGCGGATCAATGGCTTTTTCGGAAGTGGTGATATCGTCAATGGAGGGCGGCGCGTCTTTGTCGCGTTGGCTGACCGAATCACGGTGCCGCCAGTCACGCTGCGCACCACCGCCAACACCGGCTACCGGTCTATCCGGACAAATGCCGACGCCACGGCCTTCTATGTGCAGGACCAGATCTCGATCGGCGAACATGTCGATGTCATCGGCGGCGTTCGCCGCGACCGCTTCAAGCTCAGCATCGATGATCTCGTCGCCGGGCGGAGCTATAGCCGGACCGACACCCTCTGGTCTCCCCGCCTTGGGGTAGTGCTGAAGCCGGTGCAACCCGTCTCGATCTACGCCAGCTATAGCCGGTCCTTCCTGCCGCAATCGGGCGATCAGTTTTCATCGCTCGACATAACAACCGCCGCGCTGGAACCAGAGAAGTTCGACAATTACGAAGTCGGCCTCAAATGGGATGTTTCCCCAACGCTTAACCTGACCGCTGCCGTCTACCGGCTCGATCGCACCAACACCCGCGCGACCGACCCCAACGACGCCACGCGGACGGTGCTAACGGGCGCGCAGCGCAGCAAAGGGCTTGAGATCGGCCTCAACGGCGCGATCACACCCCAATGGCAAATCAGCGCCGGCTACACGCTGCAGGACGCAAAAATCCGCAAGACAACGAGTGCGGCTCCTGCCGGCCGCGAGGTCCCGCTTGTGCCCAAGCAGCAGGCTTCGCTCTGGACCCGCTACGACTTCACCCCTCGCTTGGGAGCCGGGGTCGGCGTCTACCACCAGACAAAAAGCTTCACCTCCGTCAGCAATGCCGCCGTCCTGCCTGCGTTCACCCGCGTCGATGCCGCCGCGTTCTTCAAGCTCACCCCCCACATCGAGGCGCAAATCAACGTCGAGAACCTCCTCGACAGCAATTATTTCTCGTCCGCCTACAACGATAACAACATCATGCCCGGTGCGCCGACAACCGCGCGAGCGACGGTTAGAATGAGCTTTTAG
- a CDS encoding periplasmic heavy metal sensor, with protein sequence MLIAAIAFTAAVAGVWAGREVFPSSTTPGVELHRLLHDGLELDEAQRTKLQTLESRFAVRRRALELELRADNARLADAIEVEHGNGPQVAAAVDRSHGSMGELQKETLNHMFAMRQILRPDQARTFDRAVVKALTADAR encoded by the coding sequence ATGCTGATCGCGGCCATCGCGTTCACAGCAGCGGTCGCAGGCGTGTGGGCTGGACGCGAAGTGTTTCCTTCGTCGACGACCCCAGGCGTGGAGCTTCACAGATTGCTCCACGACGGGCTTGAGTTGGACGAGGCTCAACGGACCAAACTCCAGACGCTGGAGTCTCGCTTCGCCGTCCGAAGGCGTGCCTTGGAGCTGGAACTCAGGGCCGACAACGCGCGGCTCGCCGACGCCATCGAAGTCGAGCATGGCAATGGGCCGCAGGTCGCGGCCGCTGTCGATCGTTCGCACGGCTCGATGGGCGAGCTCCAAAAGGAGACGTTGAACCATATGTTCGCGATGCGGCAGATCCTGCGGCCTGACCAGGCGAGGACGTTCGACCGCGCGGTGGTGAAGGCGCTGACCGCAGACGCGCGGTGA
- a CDS encoding RNA polymerase sigma factor has product MSLELSACTDGELAALTLAGRQAAFAEIMRRHKGPVYRLIRAHIGDAEEALDLTQECFASAFQNLPRYDGDRPLAAWLARVAINKSRDWHRRRRIRQILSFASSLPPETMESEWDEAPGADAVTFDRAELVRLSRAVSQLPATLKETILLRTVEGLSQKETAAALGISGKAVETRLRRARKKLLDILDRA; this is encoded by the coding sequence GTGAGTCTTGAACTTTCGGCCTGCACGGACGGCGAACTCGCCGCCTTGACGCTCGCTGGACGTCAGGCCGCCTTCGCCGAGATCATGCGCCGGCACAAGGGGCCGGTTTACCGCCTGATCCGTGCACATATCGGCGATGCCGAAGAGGCGCTTGACCTCACTCAGGAATGCTTCGCGTCCGCCTTTCAGAACCTGCCAAGATATGACGGAGATCGGCCGCTCGCTGCGTGGCTGGCCCGCGTGGCGATCAACAAGAGCCGCGACTGGCATCGGCGGCGGCGCATACGCCAGATATTATCGTTCGCTTCTTCGCTGCCGCCCGAGACGATGGAAAGTGAGTGGGATGAGGCGCCAGGCGCCGACGCGGTAACCTTCGACCGCGCGGAACTAGTCCGGCTTTCGCGCGCGGTGTCCCAGCTGCCGGCCACGCTCAAGGAGACGATCTTGCTGCGGACCGTGGAGGGCTTGTCCCAAAAGGAAACCGCCGCCGCGCTGGGGATCAGTGGCAAGGCCGTGGAGACGCGGCTTCGGCGCGCACGCAAAAAATTGTTGGATATTCTCGATCGCGCATGA
- a CDS encoding twin-arginine translocation signal domain-containing protein, with translation MSRNLNRRDVMRGTAMLGGTLAMGTFIHGGLNHLAFSRGKT, from the coding sequence ATGAGCCGCAATCTGAACCGGCGCGACGTGATGCGCGGAACCGCCATGCTCGGCGGCACGCTGGCCATGGGCACCTTCATACATGGCGGCCTCAACCATCTGGCGTTCTCAAGGGGGAAAACATGA
- a CDS encoding nuclear transport factor 2 family protein, translated as MILALRVAVATSLATPIAVTAQPARVADTRAVEAVLSQYKAAIEKLDAKGTERFFAADSQIFETGGSEGSYATYLAHHLGPELAAFKSFTFSDYKVSVRFEGPVALATETYRYRIEPKNGAVAERIGVATSVLTREGNSWKIVSMHNSGRKPKGS; from the coding sequence ATGATTTTGGCATTGAGGGTGGCAGTAGCCACATCGCTGGCGACGCCGATCGCAGTCACCGCGCAGCCTGCGCGCGTCGCGGATACAAGGGCCGTGGAGGCGGTGCTGTCGCAGTACAAGGCCGCGATCGAGAAGCTCGATGCGAAGGGGACAGAGCGATTCTTCGCGGCCGACTCGCAGATATTCGAAACGGGTGGCTCCGAGGGAAGCTACGCCACCTACCTCGCCCATCATCTTGGGCCAGAGCTGGCGGCGTTCAAGTCGTTCACATTTTCCGACTACAAGGTCAGCGTTCGCTTTGAGGGACCGGTTGCACTCGCTACCGAGACCTACCGCTATCGAATCGAACCCAAGAACGGAGCCGTAGCCGAGCGTATTGGCGTCGCGACCAGCGTCTTAACGCGCGAGGGAAATAGCTGGAAAATCGTCAGCATGCACAATAGCGGTCGCAAGCCGAAAGGCTCCTGA
- a CDS encoding flagellar hook-basal body complex protein FliE, translated as MSSIFNDVMAVRSAILDRNAALRNVASSAGSVGSPGGAGAKFEAAMDTVLGKADGADSLAGPGSNQRILGTERTEPGGFTSTLQTQIQKINEINARAGQLTVAYERGEEVDIAKVMLARQESSIAFEATLQVRNKLLSAYKDIMSMPV; from the coding sequence ATGAGCAGCATCTTCAACGACGTCATGGCCGTGCGAAGCGCCATCCTCGACAGGAATGCGGCGCTTCGAAATGTAGCAAGCAGCGCGGGTTCTGTTGGTAGCCCCGGGGGTGCGGGAGCAAAATTCGAAGCAGCGATGGATACCGTGCTTGGAAAGGCGGACGGTGCAGACTCGCTTGCAGGGCCTGGCTCAAACCAAAGGATTTTGGGGACTGAACGTACGGAACCAGGCGGCTTTACCTCTACACTGCAAACACAGATTCAAAAGATTAATGAAATCAACGCTCGCGCCGGCCAGTTGACAGTCGCCTATGAGCGCGGCGAAGAGGTCGATATTGCAAAGGTCATGCTCGCGCGGCAGGAGTCGTCGATCGCGTTCGAGGCGACGCTGCAAGTTCGCAATAAGTTGCTTTCCGCGTATAAGGACATCATGAGCATGCCGGTCTAG
- a CDS encoding DUF6118 family protein, whose product MDEDEYREPHAGDDPVAAFERLRGEVSLLRHAVEGLTAARESIDIPDYQPTLERTEKVLGVLAQQIAAMRKSPALSMDPAHMAGEIATAAIGARREDQRLITEARTALDQAAREIGSRLASARRGDEQNRWLYLFGGGGLVLGLLFYAALAGPIARLTPDSWLWPEGVATRVLDAPTQWEGGQRLMRAAAPERWEAIVATDKLLRDNRETIETCRKSATKAKKPVRCTIEVKPATE is encoded by the coding sequence ATGGACGAGGACGAGTATCGCGAACCCCATGCCGGCGACGATCCAGTGGCCGCGTTCGAGCGGTTGCGCGGCGAGGTGTCGTTGCTGCGTCATGCGGTCGAAGGGCTGACCGCCGCGCGCGAGTCCATCGACATTCCCGATTATCAGCCGACGCTTGAGCGTACCGAAAAGGTGCTGGGGGTTCTGGCCCAGCAGATCGCCGCGATGCGGAAAAGCCCTGCCCTGTCGATGGACCCGGCGCATATGGCGGGCGAGATCGCGACGGCGGCGATCGGCGCGCGCCGCGAGGACCAGCGTCTTATCACCGAGGCGCGCACGGCGCTGGACCAGGCCGCGCGTGAGATCGGGAGCCGGCTTGCTTCCGCGCGGCGCGGCGACGAGCAGAATCGCTGGCTATATCTGTTCGGCGGTGGCGGCCTGGTGCTGGGGCTGTTGTTCTATGCCGCGTTGGCGGGGCCGATCGCGCGTCTGACGCCCGATAGCTGGCTATGGCCTGAAGGCGTGGCGACGCGCGTTTTGGACGCGCCGACGCAATGGGAGGGGGGGCAGCGGTTGATGCGGGCCGCTGCGCCGGAGCGCTGGGAGGCGATCGTCGCGACCGACAAGCTGTTGCGCGACAATCGCGAGACGATCGAGACGTGCCGCAAGTCGGCGACGAAGGCAAAGAAGCCGGTGCGCTGCACGATCGAGGTCAAGCCGGCGACAGAATAA